The following proteins are co-located in the candidate division KSB1 bacterium genome:
- a CDS encoding NAD-dependent deacylase — protein sequence MSDVFEIPKELLRVFSKVERVAVLTGAGISAESGVPTFRGADGLWSKLNPRELASMDAFLQNPQRVWEWYQQRKKIMRDVQPNAAHLALVDLERMFSHFSIATQNIDGLHTRAGSRTVYELHGNIERNRCASCGALHKLESEAIVPPRCHCGGLIRPDVVWFGEMLPEEAWQKALDAARSAQLYISIGTSAQVYPAAGLPFEALSHNAFVVEINLEPTELTPYAHLSLHRKAGEILPKLVEAVKKERSFC from the coding sequence ATGTCGGACGTTTTTGAGATTCCTAAAGAACTGCTTCGCGTATTTAGTAAAGTCGAGCGTGTGGCTGTTCTAACCGGCGCCGGTATCTCTGCCGAAAGCGGCGTGCCCACTTTTCGCGGCGCCGACGGATTGTGGTCCAAGCTCAATCCGCGGGAACTTGCTTCAATGGATGCCTTTCTTCAGAACCCGCAGCGGGTTTGGGAATGGTATCAGCAGCGGAAAAAAATTATGCGGGATGTGCAGCCCAATGCGGCTCATTTGGCCTTAGTCGACTTGGAAAGGATGTTTTCGCACTTTTCGATCGCGACGCAAAACATCGACGGTCTGCACACTCGCGCCGGAAGTCGGACTGTTTACGAGCTGCACGGCAACATCGAGCGTAACCGGTGCGCCTCCTGCGGCGCCTTGCACAAGCTGGAGAGTGAAGCGATTGTTCCGCCGCGCTGTCATTGCGGCGGTCTCATTCGGCCGGATGTTGTTTGGTTCGGCGAAATGCTGCCGGAAGAGGCATGGCAGAAAGCTCTCGATGCGGCGCGCAGCGCGCAGCTCTATATTTCGATCGGAACCTCCGCGCAAGTTTATCCGGCAGCCGGCCTGCCTTTCGAAGCTTTAAGTCACAACGCTTTTGTCGTGGAAATTAATCTCGAACCGACCGAACTGACGCCTTACGCGCACCTTAGTTTACACAGAAAAGCCGGCGAGATTTTGCCGAAACTGGTCGAAGCCGTTAAAAAGGAACGGTCTTTTTGCTGA
- a CDS encoding tetratricopeptide repeat protein, with translation MLKRVLKIHRILPITLLLLFSGCAYYNTFYNAQKFYKEAEKERKKRERTQVVELSAEEEAQLKKSGLSAQDQVNRAGQQEMQNYQQAIERASRVLEYFPNSKWVDDALMLLGRCFYYRRDFKKADRKFDELLQLYPNSKWVPEAMLLKAKTAIGMEEYEQAEKLLQSIIDDAKMPRKIREQAKYELGGLYYERGNYELALENYRSSSRSAEDKLMQAMSLYRLGESLLRLKRYKEAPDVFRRAIKAAPNEDFRSQAMFKLGQAQSLNGDYDHAVRTFRTQLAKEFDEKRIPRLKLELAENLRRQGNLSEAIKWYKEIIELHKRTDASARAYFALGEISEFIAGDYAKAKENYDMVRSEFSNSIVAETAQQRSNNIRALLDLRSEIARLEGKGEAADSPGAGETKEETHVRDDGPIDLSPDGMWANYAGRDRPPPITLRDLTDVDRQRQAAALQRAPADTTTAAAKPAALDSTALAKKKQEDEAAKQLELTEKYLALGELLMFSFNKPDSAIKYYQRVIERHSDSTKTARALYSLAYIYQDALRDTVLARRIFEEIVELFPSTAHAEGARRQLGLPLVSERVDSAFVLFQAAEHAAVEDNDFATALALYDSIQSRYPRSPFAAKAAFAKAWHLEKSLLRLEEAVAAYERILKEYPDSPYAAAVKPKMAAVEKERKEKEAKEKARADSIAQAQTTRAPSEEKGTKAESQLTAVSEGKADSASMIHQKAALSNAVGDSSETPVDDEEPPPSETLPDSSRRRPPAVVSPPRRIDE, from the coding sequence TTGCTGAAACGCGTTCTAAAAATTCATCGAATCCTGCCGATAACCCTCCTGCTGCTGTTCAGCGGCTGCGCTTATTACAACACTTTTTACAATGCGCAAAAATTTTACAAGGAAGCCGAGAAAGAGCGGAAAAAGCGCGAAAGGACGCAAGTTGTCGAGCTTTCGGCCGAGGAAGAGGCGCAGCTTAAGAAAAGCGGGCTTTCTGCACAGGATCAAGTAAACCGCGCCGGCCAGCAGGAGATGCAGAATTATCAACAGGCGATCGAACGGGCGTCGCGAGTCTTGGAATATTTCCCGAACAGTAAATGGGTGGATGATGCGCTGATGCTGCTGGGCCGCTGTTTTTATTATCGTCGCGATTTCAAAAAGGCCGACCGAAAATTCGATGAGCTCTTACAGCTCTATCCGAACTCCAAGTGGGTGCCGGAAGCCATGCTGCTAAAAGCCAAGACGGCAATCGGTATGGAAGAGTATGAGCAAGCCGAAAAGCTGCTGCAAAGCATCATCGACGACGCCAAAATGCCGAGGAAAATCCGCGAACAGGCCAAATACGAATTGGGCGGCCTTTATTATGAGCGCGGAAATTATGAGCTGGCCTTGGAAAACTATCGCAGTTCTTCGCGTTCGGCGGAAGACAAGCTGATGCAGGCCATGTCGCTTTATCGCCTGGGGGAAAGCCTGCTGCGATTGAAACGTTACAAAGAGGCGCCCGATGTCTTTCGCCGAGCAATAAAAGCGGCGCCGAACGAAGATTTTCGTTCTCAGGCGATGTTCAAGTTGGGGCAGGCGCAAAGCCTCAACGGCGATTATGACCATGCCGTACGCACCTTTCGCACGCAACTGGCAAAAGAGTTCGACGAAAAGCGTATTCCCCGTTTAAAGCTCGAATTGGCGGAGAACCTGCGTCGTCAGGGCAATCTAAGCGAAGCGATCAAATGGTATAAAGAAATCATCGAACTGCACAAACGGACGGACGCTTCGGCGCGCGCCTATTTTGCACTGGGTGAGATCAGTGAATTTATTGCCGGCGATTACGCCAAGGCGAAAGAAAATTATGATATGGTGCGCAGCGAGTTTTCCAATTCGATTGTTGCCGAAACGGCGCAGCAGCGTTCGAATAATATTCGCGCGCTCTTGGATCTGCGCAGCGAGATTGCCCGTTTGGAAGGCAAGGGTGAAGCGGCCGATTCCCCCGGTGCCGGCGAGACAAAGGAAGAGACACACGTCCGCGACGATGGGCCGATCGACTTGAGTCCCGACGGAATGTGGGCTAATTATGCCGGACGCGATCGGCCGCCGCCGATCACTCTGCGCGATCTGACGGATGTCGACCGTCAGCGTCAGGCGGCGGCTCTGCAGAGGGCGCCTGCAGACACTACAACCGCTGCAGCAAAACCGGCGGCGCTCGATAGTACGGCTCTGGCAAAGAAAAAGCAGGAAGATGAAGCCGCCAAGCAGCTCGAACTGACCGAAAAGTATCTGGCATTGGGCGAGCTGCTTATGTTCAGTTTCAATAAACCGGACTCGGCGATCAAGTATTATCAGCGGGTCATTGAGCGGCATTCGGACAGCACGAAAACAGCCAGGGCGCTTTATTCGTTGGCCTACATTTATCAGGACGCTCTCCGTGATACTGTTCTGGCCAGGCGAATTTTTGAAGAAATTGTCGAACTTTTTCCCTCTACTGCGCATGCCGAGGGAGCACGGCGGCAACTGGGGCTGCCGTTGGTTTCCGAAAGGGTTGATTCGGCCTTTGTTCTTTTCCAGGCGGCGGAGCATGCGGCGGTTGAGGATAATGATTTTGCCACTGCGCTGGCGCTTTACGACAGCATACAAAGCCGTTATCCCCGTTCACCTTTTGCCGCGAAAGCAGCTTTTGCAAAAGCCTGGCATTTGGAAAAATCCCTGCTTCGCCTGGAGGAAGCCGTTGCCGCATATGAGCGGATTCTGAAGGAATATCCCGACTCTCCCTATGCAGCGGCCGTCAAACCCAAAATGGCGGCGGTTGAAAAGGAAAGGAAGGAAAAGGAAGCAAAGGAAAAGGCGCGGGCGGATTCGATCGCGCAGGCACAAACGACGCGGGCGCCAAGCGAAGAAAAAGGAACCAAGGCTGAATCTCAACTGACGGCCGTTTCGGAAGGTAAGGCCGACTCTGCCTCAATGATACACCAAAAAGCTGCTCTTTCGAACGCTGTCGGCGACTCGAGTGAGACTCCGGTTGACGATGAGGAACCGCCGCCGAGCGAAACTTTGCCTGATTCCAGTCGCCGCCGCCCGCCGGCTGTTGTTTCACCGCCGCGAAGAATTGACGAATAA
- a CDS encoding dihydroorotate dehydrogenase electron transfer subunit, protein MAEKFIENTRVVDLQPLGAANFLLTLEAPLISRAATAGQFIQVAVPRCSVLWRRPFSINDVSTENGLVEILFQILGRGTRALAEVKRGDTLNVIGPLGNGFRVESTVRRALIVAGGLGIAPFPFLLKRLGEASIPSVVLYGVGRREQLCCVDRLRERAEVYLCTLDGSAGEQGTVVDLLEKHLRENPPIPDLHLFTCGPTPMMRKVQTIAEKHQLSGQASLETVMACGFGACVGCAVPMRHPQPGVQEYYLACKDGPVFNLEEIIIHD, encoded by the coding sequence GTGGCTGAAAAATTTATTGAAAACACGCGCGTCGTCGATTTGCAGCCCCTTGGCGCCGCCAATTTTTTGCTGACCCTCGAAGCGCCGTTGATCAGCCGAGCTGCAACTGCCGGGCAATTCATTCAAGTTGCCGTGCCGCGCTGCTCCGTCCTTTGGCGACGGCCGTTCAGCATCAACGACGTATCGACTGAAAACGGGCTGGTCGAAATTCTTTTTCAGATTTTGGGCAGAGGAACACGGGCGCTGGCAGAGGTGAAACGGGGAGATACCCTCAACGTCATCGGCCCCCTTGGCAACGGCTTTCGGGTTGAGTCGACCGTTCGCCGCGCTTTGATTGTTGCCGGCGGTTTGGGGATCGCGCCTTTTCCTTTTCTTCTAAAAAGGTTGGGGGAGGCTTCCATCCCTTCCGTGGTGCTGTATGGTGTCGGCCGACGCGAACAACTCTGCTGCGTCGACCGCCTACGGGAGCGAGCCGAGGTTTATCTCTGTACATTGGACGGATCAGCGGGTGAGCAAGGAACAGTCGTTGATCTTTTGGAAAAGCATCTCCGGGAGAATCCGCCTATACCCGATCTGCACCTTTTCACTTGCGGTCCTACGCCCATGATGCGGAAAGTGCAGACCATTGCCGAAAAACACCAACTTTCCGGCCAAGCTTCGTTGGAAACAGTTATGGCTTGCGGCTTCGGAGCCTGCGTCGGATGTGCGGTACCCATGCGACATCCGCAGCCGGGGGTACAGGAGTACTATTTAGCCTGTAAGGATGGCCCTGTCTTTAATTTGGAAGAGATCATCATTCATGATTGA
- a CDS encoding dihydroorotate dehydrogenase, producing MIDLSVSIGALKLQNPVLTASGTFGYAEEFEGLIDFRLLGGIVTKTVTLDPRPGNSPPRIVELPNGMLNSIGLPNLGVERFITEKMPYLRRLGTRIIVNVAGRTGEEFVECVRRLETADGIDAYELNYSCPNVKEGGLSFSSDAHVAGRVTAAVRAVTKRPLITKLTPNVTSISDIGLACQDAGADAVSAVNTLVGMAVDIRTRRAKLATVTGGYSGPAIKPIALAKVYELARRLSIPVIGIGGICSAEDIVEFLLAGATAVQMGTVNFYEPTATVRAVEDLEKFCRAQNIFAVRTLIGAMEL from the coding sequence ATGATTGACCTGTCGGTTTCCATTGGAGCTTTGAAGCTCCAAAATCCCGTACTGACGGCCAGCGGCACGTTCGGTTATGCGGAGGAATTTGAAGGCCTGATCGATTTCCGACTGCTCGGCGGTATAGTGACCAAGACTGTTACTTTGGACCCGCGACCGGGCAATTCCCCCCCGCGGATCGTCGAATTGCCGAACGGCATGCTCAATTCCATCGGCTTGCCGAATTTGGGTGTGGAACGGTTCATTACTGAAAAAATGCCTTACCTGCGGCGCTTGGGAACCCGTATCATCGTCAACGTGGCCGGTCGAACCGGCGAAGAATTTGTCGAGTGTGTTCGGCGGCTTGAAACGGCAGACGGAATCGATGCCTATGAACTCAATTATTCCTGTCCGAACGTCAAGGAGGGCGGGCTGAGCTTCAGCAGCGATGCGCATGTTGCCGGCCGCGTCACTGCTGCGGTACGGGCGGTAACCAAACGGCCCCTGATTACCAAGCTGACGCCGAATGTTACTTCGATCAGCGACATTGGTTTGGCCTGCCAGGACGCGGGCGCCGATGCGGTTTCGGCCGTCAATACGCTGGTCGGCATGGCCGTGGATATCCGTACCCGACGCGCCAAACTGGCGACCGTAACCGGGGGCTACTCCGGACCGGCAATCAAGCCGATCGCTTTGGCCAAGGTCTATGAGCTCGCACGTCGTCTGAGCATACCGGTTATCGGTATCGGCGGCATTTGTTCAGCCGAGGACATTGTCGAATTCCTGCTTGCCGGCGCGACGGCCGTCCAAATGGGGACAGTCAACTTTTACGAGCCGACGGCGACCGTACGAGCTGTAGAGGATCTGGAAAAGTTTTGCCGAGCGCAAAATATTTTCGCGGTGCGCACTCTTATCGGCGCCATGGAGCTTTGA
- a CDS encoding septal ring lytic transglycosylase RlpA family protein — MIRYLTLPLFAALVMAAACVPYYQQGQGIPGDENAPPDFIAEGRASFMADEMQGMRTASGRIFNLRERVAAHPTLPFGTIVEVTNLRNNKKVEVEVIDRGPFVRGRIIDVSFQAAKELGFVESGTTEVRLRIVRMGTGKSN, encoded by the coding sequence ATGATCCGTTATTTGACGCTGCCGCTTTTTGCTGCGCTGGTCATGGCCGCGGCATGCGTGCCTTACTATCAGCAAGGGCAGGGTATTCCTGGGGATGAAAATGCGCCTCCCGATTTCATTGCGGAGGGCCGGGCCTCTTTTATGGCCGATGAGATGCAGGGAATGCGCACGGCTTCGGGACGAATTTTCAATCTGCGCGAGCGGGTTGCCGCCCATCCGACGCTTCCTTTCGGGACCATCGTCGAGGTTACGAACCTGCGAAATAATAAAAAGGTCGAAGTGGAAGTCATCGATCGCGGACCCTTTGTGCGCGGCCGCATTATCGATGTTTCTTTTCAAGCGGCGAAAGAGCTTGGGTTCGTCGAATCCGGGACAACCGAAGTGCGTCTGCGTATAGTGCGGATGGGAACAGGCAAGAGCAATTAG
- a CDS encoding phosphatidate cytidylyltransferase has protein sequence MNWKSFGVRTAVAVVYGPLMLASVWFGGLLLFTLIGIVALLCYWEYVKLVERKQAFAQLLPGLSASAIAVSLIYFRPDLLPIYLVLAPTIFFFVEIYRRRGSPLVNLATTLFGSFYYPLFLGSFLAVRRLGSDFNFDPYAPATWLILVLVVTWVCDTAAYMVGANWGKHKLIERVSPNKTIEGAIAGFLLGILTAYICHITFVRLITLSDSLVIGAVVSGVGQYGDLFESLLKRDAGVKDSSNLIPGHGGFLDRFDSLTTVTPLVYLYLRYFAL, from the coding sequence TTGAATTGGAAATCTTTTGGTGTTCGCACGGCGGTCGCCGTCGTTTATGGACCGCTCATGTTGGCAAGCGTTTGGTTCGGCGGCCTCCTGCTGTTTACGCTGATTGGAATTGTTGCTCTTTTGTGTTACTGGGAATATGTCAAACTAGTCGAGCGCAAGCAGGCTTTTGCGCAACTCTTGCCGGGATTATCGGCCTCGGCAATTGCCGTTTCCCTTATTTATTTCCGGCCCGACCTTCTGCCGATTTATCTTGTTCTGGCGCCGACGATTTTTTTCTTTGTCGAGATTTATCGCCGCCGCGGGTCGCCTTTGGTGAATTTGGCGACAACACTTTTCGGCTCCTTCTATTATCCCTTGTTTTTGGGAAGCTTTTTAGCAGTACGGCGGCTTGGAAGCGATTTCAATTTCGATCCCTATGCGCCGGCGACCTGGCTGATACTTGTGTTGGTCGTGACCTGGGTGTGTGACACGGCGGCATACATGGTGGGGGCTAATTGGGGCAAGCACAAGCTGATCGAACGGGTAAGCCCGAACAAAACGATCGAAGGGGCAATCGCCGGCTTTCTGCTCGGTATCCTAACCGCTTATATTTGTCACATCACCTTTGTCCGTTTGATAACGCTGAGCGACTCTTTGGTAATCGGAGCCGTCGTCTCCGGTGTCGGTCAATACGGCGATCTCTTTGAGTCGCTGCTCAAAAGAGACGCAGGGGTCAAGGACAGCAGCAACCTCATTCCCGGCCACGGCGGGTTTCTCGACCGTTTCGACAGCCTGACGACCGTTACTCCCTTGGTCTATCTCTATCTTCGTTACTTTGCGCTGTGA
- a CDS encoding PorV/PorQ family protein, with the protein MKNIIVRTILVLLVTVSLGRPQSFEKIAQTGCQFLSVSSDAKASALAEAATSLEMGSASLFFNPAGMATLNRHFDITLSMNRWIADIRHNTLCAAFSPARGRYGVFGVTVQSVDYGDIIWTTVANNEKGFIDSTDPTFAGGIGDLGASAVGFGYARALSDRFSVGGQVKWVHQQLGANIIPTADSTKLVKNELSPLAFDFGTLYKTGFKSLQFGMSVRNFSKEVRYAQEGFQLPLVFTLGISMNLLDLVDWRGVKQSAVLSIDAAHDRSHREQLLVGLDYTLMDILSLRIGYVAGNDENDITYGVGISYFGVVFDYAYTPFGVFDNVQRISARFSL; encoded by the coding sequence ATGAAAAACATTATTGTGCGAACTATCCTGGTGCTGTTGGTGACGGTCTCGCTCGGCCGGCCGCAGAGCTTTGAAAAAATCGCCCAGACCGGTTGTCAGTTTCTTTCGGTTTCATCGGACGCCAAGGCTTCTGCTTTGGCGGAAGCGGCGACCAGCCTCGAAATGGGCTCCGCTTCGCTCTTTTTCAACCCGGCCGGTATGGCAACGCTGAACAGGCATTTCGACATCACCCTTTCCATGAACCGCTGGATTGCCGACATTCGGCACAACACGCTCTGCGCAGCTTTCAGTCCGGCGCGCGGCCGCTACGGCGTCTTTGGCGTCACGGTCCAATCGGTCGATTACGGCGACATTATTTGGACGACCGTCGCCAATAACGAAAAAGGCTTTATCGATTCGACCGACCCGACGTTTGCAGGGGGCATCGGTGATCTGGGAGCCTCAGCCGTCGGGTTCGGGTATGCCCGTGCGCTCAGCGACCGCTTTTCCGTGGGCGGACAGGTCAAATGGGTGCACCAGCAGCTGGGCGCCAACATCATCCCGACCGCCGACAGCACCAAGCTGGTCAAGAACGAGCTTTCACCTCTCGCTTTCGATTTCGGCACTTTGTACAAGACCGGCTTTAAGAGTCTGCAGTTCGGCATGTCGGTCCGCAACTTTTCCAAAGAGGTTCGCTATGCCCAGGAAGGCTTTCAACTTCCGCTGGTCTTTACGCTCGGCATCTCGATGAACCTGCTCGATTTGGTCGATTGGCGGGGCGTCAAGCAATCTGCAGTGCTGAGCATTGACGCGGCGCACGATCGCTCCCATCGCGAACAGCTTCTTGTCGGTCTCGATTACACGCTGATGGACATTCTGTCGCTTCGCATCGGCTATGTAGCCGGCAATGACGAGAACGACATCACCTACGGAGTCGGTATTTCCTATTTCGGTGTTGTATTCGATTACGCCTATACACCGTTCGGCGTTTTTGACAACGTGCAGCGGATTTCCGCGCGGTTTTCTCTATAA
- a CDS encoding TonB-dependent receptor yields MPHRSFIRVVLAVVLLSGTLLFAGTTGKIAGRVVDKTTAEPLPGVNVTVSGTTLGAATDLNGYYTILQVPPGLYTLHASAIGYGRMAVQDVRVLIDQTTRIDFALSMEVLAGEEITITAERDIMREDVATSVASISRQEVQQLPVVSVKQVVELNAGIEEGLVIRGGDARQALFQVDGVTLRDPRNNKPITGIALSAVREVSVERGGFNAEYGQVRSGIINIVTQEGRRDAYSGSFTVRYAPPAPKHFGISPFDPMSMWNRPYLDDAVCWTGTESGAWDKYTQRQYPKFEGWNKISEQLMTDDDPTNDLSPAGAQRDWMWRHRRRPVTDQPDYNVDIGFGGPVPFISRPLGNLRFFAAWRREREMLLYPLSRDDYLEDNFSLQLTSDLSSAMKLRIGGLWGKSYNVAINATDNNYYGTTFGISGQPYWNPTDFMRTPLQIARLTAEQRSGRIFSDSWYCPADVSNYAYNIKLSHVLSPKTFYEVSLETVHQGYHTEPIRERDYTRKYEIIPGYFVDEAPMGWSPLPQTGLDGMFFGGHTGTARDYSKSTSLRLKGDLTSQVSFSNQIKTGAEFFYSDLDLHYGEVNYFTSTFNMVQRRNFPISASAYIQDKYETKGFILNAGLRMDYLNSNCEWWDIGPFTKQFYSAKYNPNAEFPKKKAEPEISFSPRLGISHPITANSKLFFNYGHFKQLPTYEQIFRLSRAGSGQVTNIGNPELRMAKTISYELGYDHVLMNTLLLQLAAFYHDISDQQAFTTYIDEVAGINYNMANNNSYEDIRGFEVTLRKSGGRWWSGFANYTYQVSTRGHFGTDRVYASPSQQKDYDRRTQNLYQERPIPRPYARAGLTFFTPKDFGPRVGGLAPAGDWLINLLANWRAGDWVTWNPNGLQHISQNVQVRDEYNFMLRLSKTFHISKMELSLFCEIDNLFNNKFLSGASFYDVNDQIAYFESLHLPKSEAYNNIPGNDRVGDYRRHGAEFQPIEQVGQLETISNPDPKVIYYHSPTGRYMEYADNNWREVDSKRMKKILDDKAYIDMPNQTSFNFLNPRRFFFGIRTSFNLD; encoded by the coding sequence ATGCCCCACCGTTCTTTCATCAGGGTTGTTTTGGCAGTCGTATTGTTGAGCGGGACGCTGCTTTTTGCGGGCACGACCGGTAAAATTGCCGGACGAGTCGTCGACAAAACGACCGCCGAACCGCTGCCGGGGGTCAATGTGACCGTCAGCGGCACGACCTTGGGCGCCGCCACGGATCTCAACGGCTATTACACGATCCTGCAGGTGCCGCCGGGCCTCTATACGCTGCACGCCTCGGCCATCGGCTACGGCAGAATGGCCGTGCAGGACGTCAGGGTGCTGATCGATCAGACGACCCGCATTGATTTCGCCCTGAGCATGGAGGTCTTGGCCGGCGAGGAGATCACCATCACGGCGGAGCGCGACATTATGCGCGAAGACGTCGCCACAAGCGTTGCGTCCATATCGCGTCAGGAGGTGCAGCAGCTGCCGGTTGTTTCGGTCAAACAGGTTGTGGAGTTGAACGCCGGCATAGAAGAAGGACTGGTTATCCGCGGCGGCGATGCGCGCCAGGCGCTTTTTCAGGTGGACGGCGTGACGCTTCGCGATCCCCGCAACAACAAGCCGATTACCGGCATCGCTCTTTCGGCTGTACGGGAGGTATCCGTTGAACGCGGCGGTTTTAACGCCGAGTACGGGCAGGTTCGCTCCGGCATCATCAACATCGTCACCCAGGAAGGTCGCCGCGACGCCTACAGCGGCTCGTTTACCGTGCGCTACGCCCCGCCGGCGCCGAAGCATTTCGGCATTTCGCCTTTTGATCCGATGTCCATGTGGAACCGGCCCTATCTCGACGACGCGGTCTGCTGGACCGGCACAGAAAGCGGCGCCTGGGACAAGTACACGCAGCGTCAATATCCAAAATTCGAGGGATGGAATAAAATTTCCGAGCAGCTGATGACCGACGACGATCCGACCAACGACCTCTCTCCGGCAGGAGCCCAGCGCGACTGGATGTGGCGGCATCGCAGGCGGCCGGTCACGGATCAACCGGATTACAACGTCGACATAGGATTCGGCGGACCAGTGCCGTTCATCAGCAGACCGTTGGGCAATCTGCGCTTTTTTGCCGCCTGGCGCCGTGAACGCGAAATGCTCCTCTACCCTCTCAGCCGCGACGACTATCTGGAAGACAATTTTTCTCTACAGCTGACGTCCGACCTTTCGTCTGCCATGAAGCTGCGCATCGGCGGCCTTTGGGGCAAAAGCTATAACGTCGCCATCAATGCGACCGACAATAATTACTACGGCACAACCTTCGGCATCAGCGGACAGCCTTATTGGAATCCGACCGATTTCATGCGTACGCCGCTCCAAATTGCACGTTTGACGGCGGAACAGCGTTCGGGCCGCATCTTTTCCGATTCCTGGTATTGTCCCGCAGATGTCTCCAATTACGCCTACAACATCAAGCTCTCGCATGTTTTGTCACCCAAAACTTTTTATGAGGTGAGTCTCGAGACCGTGCATCAGGGCTATCATACGGAGCCGATTCGGGAGCGGGACTATACGCGCAAATACGAGATCATCCCCGGCTATTTTGTCGACGAGGCGCCGATGGGATGGAGTCCTCTGCCGCAAACCGGACTCGACGGTATGTTCTTCGGCGGCCATACCGGCACAGCGCGCGATTACAGCAAGAGCACCTCTCTGCGGCTCAAGGGCGATCTGACGTCCCAAGTCAGCTTCAGCAATCAAATCAAGACCGGCGCTGAATTCTTTTACTCCGATCTCGACCTGCATTATGGAGAAGTCAACTACTTTACCAGCACCTTCAATATGGTGCAGCGCCGGAATTTCCCCATCAGCGCCTCGGCTTACATTCAGGACAAGTATGAAACCAAAGGGTTTATTCTCAACGCAGGTCTGCGGATGGATTATCTCAACTCTAACTGCGAATGGTGGGACATCGGCCCATTCACAAAGCAGTTCTATTCCGCCAAGTATAATCCGAACGCAGAATTTCCGAAAAAGAAAGCCGAGCCTGAGATCTCTTTCAGCCCGCGTTTGGGCATTTCGCATCCCATTACCGCCAACAGCAAATTGTTCTTCAATTACGGTCACTTTAAGCAGCTGCCGACCTATGAGCAGATCTTTCGTCTGTCGCGCGCTGGGTCGGGCCAGGTGACCAACATCGGCAATCCCGAACTCCGCATGGCCAAAACCATCTCTTACGAACTCGGCTACGATCACGTTTTGATGAACACTCTTTTACTCCAGCTTGCGGCGTTTTATCATGACATCAGCGATCAGCAGGCTTTTACCACTTATATCGACGAAGTGGCCGGCATCAACTACAACATGGCCAACAACAACAGCTACGAAGACATTCGCGGCTTTGAGGTGACGCTGCGCAAATCCGGCGGACGCTGGTGGAGCGGGTTTGCGAACTATACCTATCAGGTGAGCACGCGAGGCCATTTCGGCACCGACCGCGTCTACGCCTCGCCGTCGCAGCAAAAGGATTATGACCGCCGCACTCAGAACTTGTATCAGGAACGTCCGATCCCGCGGCCGTACGCGCGCGCCGGGCTGACCTTTTTCACGCCCAAAGATTTCGGGCCGCGCGTCGGCGGTCTGGCACCGGCGGGCGACTGGCTGATCAATCTATTGGCGAATTGGCGGGCCGGCGATTGGGTCACCTGGAATCCCAACGGCCTGCAGCACATTTCGCAAAACGTGCAGGTACGCGACGAGTACAACTTTATGCTGCGCTTGAGCAAGACGTTCCACATCTCCAAAATGGAGCTCTCTCTCTTTTGCGAAATCGATAATTTGTTCAACAACAAATTCCTCTCCGGCGCGAGCTTTTACGACGTCAATGACCAGATTGCCTACTTTGAGTCTCTGCACCTGCCGAAAAGCGAAGCCTACAACAACATCCCCGGCAATGATCGGGTCGGCGACTATCGCCGGCACGGTGCAGAGTTTCAGCCGATCGAACAGGTCGGTCAATTGGAAACCATCAGCAATCCCGATCCGAAGGTGATTTATTATCATTCACCGACCGGCCGATATATGGAGTATGCCGATAATAATTGGCGGGAAGTCGATTCGAAGCGCATGAAAAAAATACTGGACGACAAAGCCTACATCGACATGCCCAACCAGACGTCGTTCAATTTCCTGAATCCGCGCCGCTTCTTTTTCGGCATACGCACGTCGTTCAATTTGGACTGA